A single genomic interval of Arachis duranensis cultivar V14167 chromosome 7, aradu.V14167.gnm2.J7QH, whole genome shotgun sequence harbors:
- the LOC107458850 gene encoding citrate synthase, mitochondrial (The sequence of the model RefSeq protein was modified relative to this genomic sequence to represent the inferred CDS: added 87 bases not found in genome assembly) has translation MAFFRSVSALSRLRSRVGQQPTLANSVRWLQIQTSTATDLRSELKELIPEYQERVKKLRKEHANVELGKITVDMVLGGMRGMTALVWLGSAVDPDEGIRFRGMTIPDCQKKLPGACPGGEPLPEGILWLLLTGKIPNKEQVDSLSQELRSRATIPDYAFKAIDALPVSAHPMTQFTTGVMALQVESEFQKAYESGIPKARYWEPTYEDTLNLIARLPGIAAYIYRRKYKDGKIIPLDDSLDYGANYAHMLGFDDPEMLEFMRLYISIHSDHEGGNVSSHTAHLVASPLSDPYLAFAAALNGLAGPLHGLANQEVLRWIRSIVAEFGTPNISTEQLSEYIHKTLNSGQVIPGYGHGVLRKTDPRYTCQREFALKHLPNDPYFQLVSKIKEVVPPILTKLGKVKNPWPNVDAHSGVLLNYYGLTEENYYTVLFGVSRAVGVGPQLIWDRALGMPLERPKSVTLEKLEQLCAK, from the exons ATGGCGTTCTTCAGAAGCGTTTCTGCGCTTTCTAGGCTACGATCTCGCGTG GGTCAACAACCTACCCTTGCCAATTCAGTTAGATGGCTTCAAATTCAGACATCCACTGCTACT GATCTACGTTCCGAGTTGAAGGAGCTAATTCCAGAATATCAG GAGCGTGTTAAGAAGCTGAGGAAAGAGCATGCTAATGTTGAATTGGGAAAAATCACTGTTGATATG GTACTTGGTGGAATGAGAGGAATGACTGCTTTGGTATGGCTAGGTTCAGCTGTCGACCCAGATGAG GGAATTCGCTTTAGGGGCATGACGATTCCTGACTGCCAGAAAAAACTTCCTGGTGCATGTCCTGGTGGGGAGCCATTGCCTGAGGGCATACTCTGGCTTCTATTGACAGGAAAG ATACCTAATAAGGAGCAAGTAGATTCATTATCCCAGGAATTGCGAAGTCGTGCAACTATCCCAG ATTATGCTTTTAAGGCTATTGATGCTTTGCCTGTTTCTGCTCATCCAATGACTCAGTTTACTACTGGTGTCATGGCCTTGCAG GTTGAGAGTGAATTTCAGAAGGCATACGAGAGTGGGATACCTAAGGCAAG GTACTGGGAACCAACGTATGAGGATACATTGAATTTAATTGCTCGTTTGCCTGGAATTGCTGCTTATATTTATAGGAG GAAATACAAGGATGGAAAAATCATACCATTGGATGATTCTTTGGATTATGGTGCAAACTATGCCCACATGTTAGGATTTGACGATCCAGAAATGCTGGAGTTTATGAGGCTGTATATTTCCATTCATAG TGATCATGAAGGTGGTAATGTTAGTTCTCATACAGCCCACCTA GTAGCCAGTCCACTATCAGATCCTTACCTTGCATTTGCGGCTGCTTTGAATGGTTTAGCTGGGCCACTCCATGGGTTGGCTAATCAG GAGGTTCTGCGATGGATCCGATCAATAGTTGCGGAGTTTGGCACTCCAAACATTAGTACAGAACAACTGAGCGAGTACATTCATAAAACATTGAATAGTGGCCAG GTTATTCCTGGATACGGACATGGTGTTTTGCGCAAAACAGATCCAAGATACACATGCCAGAGGGAGTTTGCTTTGAAGCATTTGCCAAATGATCCATATTTCCAGCTG GtgtcaaaaataaaagaggttGTGCCTCCTATTCTCACCAAGTTAGGCAAG GTTAAAAACCCATGGCCTAATGTTGATGCTCACAGTGGAGTCTTACTGAACTACTATGGTCTTACCGAGGAAAA CTATTATACTGTTCTCTTTGGCGTGTCGCGAGCTGTTGGAGTTGGCCCTCAG